Proteins from one Gallus gallus isolate bGalGal1 chromosome 15, bGalGal1.mat.broiler.GRCg7b, whole genome shotgun sequence genomic window:
- the ZNRF3 gene encoding E3 ubiquitin-protein ligase ZNRF3: MHPLGLCNSNDEEDLYEYGWVGVVKLEQPELEPKPCLTVLGKAKRAVQRGATAVIFDVSENPDAIDQLNQGLEDPLKRPVVYVKGADAVKLMNIVNKQKVARARIQHRPPRQPTEYFDMGIFLAFFVVVSLVCLILLVKIKLKQRRSQNSMNRLAVQALEKMETRKFKSKSKGHREGSCGALDTLSSSSTSDCAICLEKYIDGEELRVIPCTHRFHKKCVDPWLLQHHTCPHCRHNIIEQKKGNTGPVCLESINSARSRQQRVILPVHYPGRVHRANQITAYPTRTSMDPHGNPITVLTVERHGEQSLYQAQSAAYIRSYQPIHLDHALNTHHCSLEHRAYSPAHNFRRPKFGGRNFSKAACFSQYETMYQHYYFQGLSYPEQDGQPSTGISSKGPSRAFQPGSSVLFPPVVHVVPSSRLESGSTSSFSCYHGHRSVCSGYLADCPGSDSSSSSSGQCHCSSSDSMVDCTEVSNQGVYGSCSTFRSSLSSDYDPYIYRSKSPCRVGEAGGTNKGAIVLLEDPHQDELPAHGHSLVSADCRPVPASSSGDQLSNCSMDMNYSSNSSLEHRDPNGTTSEGGPEATPGAALDVKMNWKNPEITGPLMEQACACCFELQHSALEPRNGTADCSALFLSSPLWGACGPGIEPQSGSTQGLYSIKSDHLHRTDRVKYEGLPCCFYEEKQVACSSNSGSGGGGCYTEDYAVNVQYTLPDDTLPSCYKGVHDLGQRIPIIPEDRDCELILPTECQGTHTGGCSSWDGTSELDTYLHCQGIGEVQDEREVCYEATSFLRQNCSQEEETRMLFPSSTPHSQKLTATTQVTGAGSHPLERSQTGD, encoded by the exons GCAAAAAGAGCAGTGCAGCGCGGAGCCACAGCGGTCATCTTTGATGTTTCTGAAAACCCTGATGCCATTGATCAG cTGAACCAGGGCTTAGAAGACCCTCTGAAGAGACCAGTGGTGTATGTGAAGGGTGCTGATGCTGTCAAGCTAATGAACATAGTTAACAAGCAGAAGGTGGCACGAGCAAGGATTCAGCATCGCCCCCCACGG CAACCCACCGAGTACTTTGATATGGGAATTTTCCTGGCCTTCTTTGTGGTTGTGTCTCTTGTTTGCCTCATTCTTCTTGTCAAGATCAAACTGAAGCAACGACGCAGTCAG AATTCCATGAACAGGCTTGCAGTGcaagcactggaaaaaatggAGACCAGGAAGTTCAAGTCCAAAAGCAAGGGACACCGGGAAGGTAGCTGCGGTGCTCTGGATACACTCAGTAGCAGCTCTACCTCTGACTGTGCTATCTGCTTGGAGAAGTACATTGATGGGGAG GAGCTGCGTGTCATTCCCTGCACTCACCGATTTCACAAGAAGTGTGTGGATCCTTGGTTACTGCAGCATCACACCTGCCCTCACTGCCGCCATAACATCATTG AACAGAAGAAGGGAAACACAGGCCCAGTCTGCCTGGAATCCATCAACTCAGCACGCAGCCGGCAGCAGAGGGTGATTCTGCCTGTCCATTACCCAGGCCGAGTGCACAGAGCAAACCAGATAACAGCATATCCTACACGGACAAGCATGGACCCTCATGGAAATCCCATCACAGTACTTACAGTTGAGCGACATGGTGAACAGAGCCTCTACCAAGCCCAATCTGCAGCCTATATCCGAAGTTATCAGCCTATTCATTTAGACCACGCTTTAAACACGCACCACTGTAGCCTGGAACACAGGGCTTATTCTCCAGCTCACAACTTCCGACGACCCAAGTTTGGAGGACGAAACTTTTCTAAAGCAGCTTGCTTTTCCCAGTATGAGACCATGTATCAGCACTACTACTTCCAAGGCCTTAGTTACCCTGAGCAAGATGGACAGCCTTCAACTGGCATTTCCTCAAAGGGTCCTTCCCGTGCCTTTCAGCCTGGTAGCAGTGTGCTTTTCCCTCCTGTGGTACACGTAGTGCCCTCATCTCGCTTGGAGAGTGGCAGTACCTCCAGCTTTAGCTGCTACCATGGTCATCGTTCAGTGTGCAGTGGGTATTTAGCTGACTGCCCTGggagtgacagcagcagcagcagttctggtCAGTGCCACTGCTCCTCTAGCGATTCCATGGTTGACTGCACCGAGGTCAGCAACCAAGGTGTTTATGGGAGTTGCTCCACCTTCCGCAGCTCTTTGAGCAGTGACTATGACCCATACATCTACCGCAGTAAAAGCCCTTGCCGAGTGGGTGAGGCTGGTGGTACAAACAAGGGTGCAATTGTTctcttggaggacccccatCAGGATGAGCTTCCAGCTCACGGTCACAGTCTGGTGAGTGCTGACTGCCGGCCTGTGCCAGCTTCTTCCTCAGGGGACCAACTGTCTAATTGCAGCATGGATATGAACTATAGCAGTAATTCCTCACTAGAGCACAGGGATCCAAATGGCACTACCTCAGAGGGAGGACCTGAGGCCACTCCTGGTGCTGCCTTGGATGTTAAAATGAACTGGAAGAATCCAGAGATAACGGGGCCGCTTATGGAGCAAGCGTGCGCGTGCTGCTTTGAACTCCAGCACTCTGCCCTGGAGCCTAGAAATGGGACAGCTGACTGTAGTGCACTCTTCCTCAGCTCTCCGCTGTGGGGGGCATGTGGCCCAGGGATAGAACCACAGTCAGGGAGCACCCAGGGCTTGTACAGTATTAAATCAGACCACTTGCATAGGACAGATAGGGTAAAATACGAAGGGTTGCCATGCTGCTTCTATGAAGAGAAGCAGGTAGCCTGTAGTAGCAACAGTGGCAGTGGAGGTGGTGGCTGCTATACAGAAGACTATGCAGTGAATGTGCAGTACACGCTTCCTGATGACACCTTGCCAAGCTGTTATAAGGGTGTACATGATCTGGGTCAACGCATTCCCATCATTCCTGAAGACAGAGACTGTGAGCTAATTCTACCTACAGAGTGCCAAGGGACCCACACAGGTGGCTGTAGTTCCTGGGATGGAACATCTGAGCTAGATACTTACCTGCACTGCCAAGGTATAGGAGAGGTACAGGACGAGAGGGAGGTGTGCTATGAGGCAACATCTTTCCTACGTCAAAACTGCTCTCAGGAAGAGGAAACCAGAATGCTCTTTCCTAGTTCCACTCCGCACTCCCAGAAGTTGACAGCGACCACACAAGTCACAG GTGCTGGATCTCATCCCTTGGAGAGAAGCCAGACTGGTGACTAG